In Anaerolineales bacterium, the DNA window GCTTCTCCTGCAGATGTTGGTTGAACTTTTCCCCTTCAACGGGATCGATGTAAATCGAGGCGATGATATTCGCCTCGCGCTGCTTCGCCCCCGTCAAAGCCCACGCAGGACGCGCCTTCTTCGGTCGAACTTCCTGCATCGGTGGCAGTTCGGCCGGCTCCATCATCTGTCCAAGGCTTCCGTCGGCGAGGACGACCACGATCCAGCGGTATTTCTCGGCCAGATCGAAGGCTTCTACGGTAAAGTCGATCAACTCCTGAATGGTCGCCGGCGCCAACACGAGAGGGCGGTAATCTCCGTGCCCCCCGCCCTTCACGATCTGAAAATAATCTCCCTGGGATGGAGCAATGTTGCCCAATCCGGGTCCGCCGCGCATGATATCGACCAGCACGATCGGTACTTCGGAAGCAGCGATGTAGGAGAGACCTTCCATCATCAAGCTTACCCCGGGACTGGATGAGGAAGTCATCACGCGCACCCCGGCGCAAGCCGCGCCGTATACCATGTTGATGGCTGCGATTTCGCTTTCGGCTTGAACGAACACCCGCCCGAGTTCGGGCATGCGTTTTGACATATGTTCGAGTGCCTCTGTTTGAGGAGTGATCGGATAGCCAAAGTATGCTTCACACCCTGCGCGTACGGCAGCTTCCGCAAAAGCAATGTTGCCCTTCAGAAGTTCCTTCGCCACGCCATTACCCTCCTTGCCTGGGCCTGACTGAGCTTAGATATTCACTTTATTTGCGGGGATAAATCGGTACACGGTTATTGCAGCGTCCGGACATACTACGGTGCATATCGCACATCCCGTGCACGCTTCCTCGATGTCTACGAGTTCGGCCGGCCGATAGCCTTTTGGGGTAAAACGGCCCGTTGCCATGTGGATGAGATTTTTGGGGCAGACGGTTGTGCATAGTTCACAACCTTTACAGAGCGTTTCATCGATTACGATACGCCCCTTTGCCATACGTTAACCTCCTATGGATAAACCTTGGGCACATCATTAATCACCTTATATCGCATACATATATCACTCCCAGTGTTGACCGTCCCGACTTGCGAAGTACAATCATCCTATTTTGGAGTAGCCCTATCCGTTTCGTTAAAATAGCCTCGCAATTGCCGATCGTCCTTAAGAAGATGGTTGAAGGATGAGATGGGGGGCGATGGTG includes these proteins:
- a CDS encoding 3-methyl-2-oxobutanoate dehydrogenase subunit VorB; this encodes MAKELLKGNIAFAEAAVRAGCEAYFGYPITPQTEALEHMSKRMPELGRVFVQAESEIAAINMVYGAACAGVRVMTSSSSPGVSLMMEGLSYIAASEVPIVLVDIMRGGPGLGNIAPSQGDYFQIVKGGGHGDYRPLVLAPATIQELIDFTVEAFDLAEKYRWIVVVLADGSLGQMMEPAELPPMQEVRPKKARPAWALTGAKQREANIIASIYIDPVEGEKFNQHLQEKLAEIIRNEVRYREYMLEDAEIGIVAFGTASRVAQSAIQAAREEGIKVGLLRPVSLFPFPYARVGEFADQVDSIIVVEMNSGQMVEDVRLAVEGRVPVSFFGKMGGIVPFPNEILEQIHSAYARRK
- a CDS encoding 4Fe-4S binding protein, whose product is MAKGRIVIDETLCKGCELCTTVCPKNLIHMATGRFTPKGYRPAELVDIEEACTGCAICTVVCPDAAITVYRFIPANKVNI